One Papaver somniferum cultivar HN1 chromosome 10, ASM357369v1, whole genome shotgun sequence genomic window carries:
- the LOC113318467 gene encoding zinc finger AN1 domain-containing stress-associated protein 12: MGGGTEAFPDLGGHCEFAGCNQLDFLPFNCNSCSKIFCLEHKSCRSHECPKIEQNNRRVVVCEKCSITIEVTNLGTEEEKQKIRLHENSKECDPSKKIRPKCPVKRCKKQLGTIANYSYVTCERCQLKVCLAHRLSIDHDCSRKNPNSLLGLSQKRVAYFTSDDHLKVAALAARNLEDCSKKVSPPKSPPSSSSVKAH; this comes from the exons ATGGGAGGAGGAACAGAAGCGTTTCCAGACCTTGGTGGACATTGTGAATTCGCTGGATGCAATCAACTCGATTTTTTACCTTTCAACTGTAATAGCTGTTCGAAG ATTTTCTGTTTGGAGCATAAATCTTGCAGATCTCATGAATGTCcaaaaatcgaacaaaataacCGAAGAGTTGTGGTTTGTGAAAAGTGTTCGATTACAATTGAAGTTACAAATTTAGGGACCGAAGAAGAGAAGCAGAAAATAAGATTACACGAGAATTCCAAAGAATGTGATCCTTCGAAGAAGATAAGACCAAAGTGCCCTGTTAAACGATGCAAAAAACAGTTGGGGACAATTGCTAATTACAGTTACGTTACCTGTGAACGTTGTCAATTGAAAGTTTGCCTTGCTCACCGGTTATCTATCGATCATGATTGTTCGCGTAAGAATCCTAATTCTTTATTGGGGCTTAGTCAGAAGAGGGTGGCATATTTCACAAGTGATGATCATTTAAAAGTTGCTGCTTTGGCTGCAAGAAACCTCGAGGATTGTTCCAAGAAGGTGTCTCCTCCAAAATCACCGCCGTCGTCCAGTTCGGTGAAAGCCCATTGA
- the LOC113318468 gene encoding ferredoxin-thioredoxin reductase catalytic chain, chloroplastic-like gives MNLQAVHYTVGIPLTFTAPTKRVSHVIRAKAEPTDKSVEIMRKFSEQYARRSGTYFCVDKGVTSVVIKGLADHKDSLGAPLCPCRHYDDKAAEAGQGFWNCPCVPMRERKECHCMLFLTPDNDFAGQDQTITIEEIKESTSKM, from the exons ATGAATCTACAAGCCGTGCATTACACTGTGGGCATTCCACTGACCTTCACAGCTCCAACTAAACGTGTCAGCCATGTAATCCGAGCTAAAG CGGAACCCACAGATAAATCTGTTGAAATAATGAGGAAGTTCTCTGAGCAGTATGCTCGTCGTTCAGGAACATATTTCTGTGTTGATAAAGGAGTTACATCTGTCGTCATTAAG GGACTAGCAGACCATAAAGATTCACTTGGAGCTCCACTTTGCCCGTGCAG GCACTATGACGACAAAGCTGCAGAGGCAGGACAGGGATTTTGGAACTGCCCATGTGTTCCCATGAGGGAAAG GAAGGAGTGTCACTGCATGCTTTTCCTCACTCCTGATAATGATTTTGCTGGACAGGATCAG ACTATCACCATTGAGGAAATCAAGGAATCAACATCAAAAATGTAA